Below is a genomic region from Hevea brasiliensis isolate MT/VB/25A 57/8 chromosome 3, ASM3005281v1, whole genome shotgun sequence.
AATATTCTGAAAGTAGCATAACTCACCCAATTGTTAGTTACATTAGCAAAAATAATTGCCCATGTTGGAAGTTTTGAGAATAGTAGGCGTAGTGGTGGAAGCTGGCCTTTGTTCGTTGGTGAATCAGTTTTACCAGCTTGAATTAATCGCAACTCTGATTTACTGATAAAAGGGCTATCTCGTGGATCACTCGTGACGCCACTTGCCCATGTTGTTAACCACATTAGTCCAAGGGAAGCGAAGAGAATAAAAGGACCAGAAATTCCAACAGTTGATAACATAATTGGAGTTAGAAGTAAGCCTATAACATTGCCAAGATGAAATCCAGCCATAGAAATTCCAACCGCACTTGCTCGTTCATGGCTCGGAAACCACCTGATTTAATAACAACAAAAACTAAGCCTTAATCTCAACTATCAAAGATGCAGAAATAGTTCTAACTAGGAAATGACACAAAGGATAGTAGTTTACAGAAATTTGTGGACTAGTAGTAGTTACCTTGACAAGAGGGTGCTCATGGAAGGCAGAGCTACACCCTCAGCAAGTCCAAAGAAGGCACGAACGGCCAAGAGACCGAAGGTGGAGTGGTTAGCAGCCCATGGAGTAAGAAGAGTGGCCAAAGACCACAGCCCCACGCCCCATGCCATCACTCTTTTTCCTCCATATTTGTCTACCAGGGCTCCTCCTATTACTGATGAGAATATGTATCCCCACAGAAACGATGACTTCAACAAATAATTAACAAACCATATGTCAACTTCATTACAATATAAAAACACACCAATCTTATATTATTTTATGAACTTTTATGTAGTTCGCAGAAATTCAATCGATTCatatggaagaaaaaaaaaaggttgcaatataatttttttcattgatttatatgaataaattaaaataaattttattttaatatacatTTTACCAAAAAAGGAAACACAGTACACATCGACTACCACCACTCATTTTTAGGCTTACTCTTTTGGGACTACGTTGAATTAGGCTGCCACACACatgtttgtttatttatttatttttggcatTTTTCTTTTTAGGTAAGCAATTTCATCCGATAAAAGATATATACATGAAAATATtgagataaaattttatattttttaaaatattttcctCGTTATGGATGTTAATTTCTGCACTAATTTcatctaaattttcaatttttatcacTAATAATGATTTATGCATggctatttaaaatttatttgttgATCTGAATTCCATCCATTTCCTCTTTAGATtcaaaagttaaaattaaaaatatataaagaaCAAAAAAAATGTCAAGCATGTCTATCTTATCTTTATTATGTCTGTCCTCTTGTTTAGTGCAAATATAACTTTAGAGGTTTAGAGTAGATCACGTCTCTCCTTTAATTTCAGGAGGCGGCGAACCATCGGAGTATCAGATAGTATGTTCCGTCCATGGTAACTAAAACGACGCCGAATCAAACATATAATTGCAAAACCCATAAAAATCCAAACCAACCAGTTGCTATttcaaaataaatactaaattaaaagaaatttaggaaaaaGCGTAGATTTGCATTTACCTGGACGATGCCCAGGAAGGAACTGGACCAGCCGTATTTGGCAGCAAGAGGAACAACAGCGACAGACATAACAACACGATCAGCATTACAAAGGCACATAACGCACGCCGTTAAAGCCACCACCTTGTACCTCTCCGATACCATACTAATTTCACCCTCTTTTCCTCCCATCAATATTCCTCTCTCTATACTCTCTGCTGTACACTTCACCACGCACCCTCGGTTctgcttcttctccttcaaatgATCTTCACTCCTTGTCCAACCACCCTCCCATTTGATGCTCTGTTTTAGGATTCTAGGCTCAAAACTCAAATGGGTTCTCCTCAAATTGCTCATTGATTGAGAGCCCAAGTAACGAGCAGACCTCGGCGAGAAAGAATGTAGCTGCAGAGAATTAGCCGCCATGAGAGGAAAGAGTGAAACAAAGAGAAGAGAGAATTAGATAGTTGCCTTTATGGACATTAAAAACTGGAGACAGAGCTATAACATAGCTCTTTGAATGGAACGTTACAAGGAAGAGTTTTTTAAAGGACCCTCGGAGACTGGAGAAGGGAGAGAGTTTGGTTTATACTGAGAAAGAAACGAAAACAGAGTAGTTGTTGCTGTGTTGCGGTTGGTGAGAAACAGCAGGCAGAAGATTTGGTCTACCACATAAAGGTCATTTTGGGGAATGAGGTGTTAATGTGTGCAAAAATAGTAGTGCAAGTGCTTGAAGACTCCTACGTGGCAACACGTGTGTACGCTACCTACGATCACCTACCTCCCTTAATCTGCGCTAGCCAACAACCCCCTCGGTTTACCCATTACCTGCGGCGCTCAATTAAACACTTGATTAACTGAACTCAAGTTTCTTATAAAAActctgttattttattttattttggtcATAAAAAACTGTGTTTTTTAAGTTGTCATTAAATAatagtttgaattttttttttcagaaaacaaaatataaaaattactcGCAAATACAACCATCATCTCCACTCTACATGAAGTCTCAAGATGAGAAAATGACCTGTATTAGCAAAGGAGAAAGACTCGTATACTAAAAATATATTATGTATCGGGCCACTGCTTATTTCTAggaacttttttttttgtttttttgatttcttctttgagtGACTATGATGAATACTTTTAATTTTTTCCTTTGATTTTCCCTTTGAGTAGCTATGATGAATATTTTTATTGataacaattcatttactttttttttattgattttcttttattttttaattaactatTAGATTTAAATCCATTGAAACAAATTTGAATATTTCTTCTCCAATTTATCATTAT
It encodes:
- the LOC110661790 gene encoding probable anion transporter 3, chloroplastic, with protein sequence MAANSLQLHSFSPRSARYLGSQSMSNLRRTHLSFEPRILKQSIKWEGGWTRSEDHLKEKKQNRGCVVKCTAESIERGILMGGKEGEISMVSERYKVVALTACVMCLCNADRVVMSVAVVPLAAKYGWSSSFLGIVQSSFLWGYIFSSVIGGALVDKYGGKRVMAWGVGLWSLATLLTPWAANHSTFGLLAVRAFFGLAEGVALPSMSTLLSRWFPSHERASAVGISMAGFHLGNVIGLLLTPIMLSTVGISGPFILFASLGLMWLTTWASGVTSDPRDSPFISKSELRLIQAGKTDSPTNKGQLPPLRLLFSKLPTWAIIFANVTNNWGYFVLLSWMPVYFKTVFNVNLKQAAWFSAVPWGTMALSGYIAGAASDSLIKAGYSITLVRKIMQSIGFIGPGVSLLCLNFAKTPVTASMLITAALSLSSFSQAGFLLNMQDIAPQYAGFLHGIANSAGTFAAIVSTIGTGYFVQWLGSFQAFLTVTAGLYFVTTIFWNMFATGERVF